One Roseimicrobium gellanilyticum DNA window includes the following coding sequences:
- a CDS encoding fructosamine kinase family protein, which produces MDAALLHAIGTEIERATGHSLGACEARPVGGGCIHEAYVLVAFTPYFVKVNAMAKAGLFDAEMDALRALAATGAIRVPRPVTIGRHGDRSFLVLEHVAMGLSGASSWETFGAQLAAMHRHLSPDRSYGWHCANYIGVTPQPNAASRDWLIFWREQRLGFQLKLAGEQGVRFTGAERLLERLPLFFEGYAPEPSLLHGDLWSGNASFTDDGVPIIYDPASYHGDRECDLAFTELFGSFPAAFYEAYDQSWPRHRNWPMRRDLYNLYHVLNHFHLFGGGYRSQAQQMIHELNRLVS; this is translated from the coding sequence ATGGACGCGGCGCTGCTCCACGCCATCGGCACGGAGATAGAGCGTGCCACAGGTCATTCACTGGGCGCCTGCGAGGCGCGGCCTGTGGGAGGCGGGTGCATTCATGAGGCGTATGTGCTCGTGGCATTCACGCCGTACTTCGTGAAGGTGAATGCCATGGCGAAGGCTGGATTGTTCGATGCAGAAATGGATGCGTTGCGGGCCCTGGCTGCCACAGGAGCGATCCGTGTGCCGCGTCCCGTCACCATCGGCAGGCACGGGGATCGGAGCTTTCTGGTCCTCGAGCATGTGGCCATGGGCTTGAGCGGAGCCTCGTCTTGGGAGACTTTTGGAGCGCAGCTCGCTGCCATGCATCGCCACCTTTCTCCTGACAGGTCGTACGGGTGGCACTGCGCGAACTACATTGGCGTTACCCCACAACCAAACGCAGCCAGTCGCGACTGGCTCATCTTCTGGCGTGAGCAGCGGTTGGGATTTCAACTGAAGCTCGCTGGAGAACAAGGCGTCCGATTCACTGGTGCGGAACGCTTGCTGGAACGTTTGCCTCTGTTCTTTGAAGGTTATGCGCCGGAGCCATCCTTGCTGCACGGCGATCTTTGGAGTGGCAATGCCTCTTTCACGGATGACGGGGTGCCCATCATCTATGATCCTGCCAGCTACCATGGCGATCGCGAATGCGATCTCGCGTTCACCGAACTCTTTGGCTCCTTCCCTGCCGCGTTCTACGAGGCATACGACCAATCATGGCCACGACACCGAAACTGGCCGATGCGCCGTGACCTCTACAACCTCTACCATGTGCTCAATCACTTCCACCTCTTCGGTGGAGGGTATCGTTCACAGGCACAGCAGATGATTCATGAGCTGAACCGGCTTGTTTCGTAA
- a CDS encoding low molecular weight protein-tyrosine-phosphatase yields MPPASSPTRILFVCMGNICRSPAAEGVMQHMIDEAGLGNEVQVDSAGTIGMHAGNPPDSRMRKAASRRGYTLNHAARQLRPSDLEAFDLVLVMDEFNLADANQLAGGAPRKARMHLFCEYCTEHDHTEVPDPYYGGPEGFEEVLNLLEDGCAELVRRLQNGTLLAR; encoded by the coding sequence ATGCCCCCAGCCTCCTCCCCCACCCGCATCTTGTTCGTCTGCATGGGAAACATCTGCCGCTCGCCTGCTGCGGAAGGCGTGATGCAACACATGATCGACGAAGCGGGTTTGGGCAATGAAGTTCAGGTCGATTCCGCAGGAACCATCGGCATGCATGCGGGCAACCCGCCGGACTCACGCATGCGCAAGGCAGCTTCGCGACGTGGCTACACCCTCAATCACGCGGCACGCCAGTTGCGTCCGTCCGATCTGGAGGCCTTTGATCTCGTGCTGGTGATGGATGAATTCAACCTCGCTGACGCCAACCAGCTTGCGGGCGGGGCTCCTCGCAAGGCGCGCATGCACCTCTTCTGCGAATACTGCACGGAGCATGATCACACCGAGGTGCCGGATCCCTACTATGGCGGGCCGGAGGGATTCGAAGAAGTGCTGAACCTGCTGGAAGACGGATGCGCCGAGCTCGTGCGCCGTCTTCAGAACGGCACGCTTCTGGCACGCTGA
- a CDS encoding nucleoside recognition domain-containing protein codes for MLNYVWSFLIVTGIIAAALFGRLDAMVTGVFDICIKVVMVIALPLAGTIMLWLGIMRVMEKGGMMNVVAKLLSPLLRILFPEVPKDHPAMGAITMNIAANMLGLGNAATPMGLKAMTHLQELNPNKQSASNAMCMFLALNTAGFTLLPMTSLNYLNAGGVQNPQSIILPTILATICSTTAGILAAMFFQRLPMFRPRPDDVVATAPTTSDAQPAASKSGEASAKPYRMPPVRAILVYGAASAFMFGALLEFLPEQRARVLEATGLQKLLTEADSDAKAAAAREKELKAQAPVVVDQPKKEESVWRKQLLKLSTLTIPLILIGVVLWALARGIPVFEEMAEGAKEGFGVVTRIMPFLLVMFVAIVCFRDSGALMLIEYALRPVLSVIGMPVDLFPLAIMRPLSGSGSSGFLNEIIFNPASTDHLRYTAAILFGSTETTFYVLAVYFGSVSIRRTRHALAAGLCADAVGMTAAIALGWLLFARV; via the coding sequence ATGTTGAATTACGTCTGGTCGTTCCTCATCGTCACAGGAATCATCGCTGCGGCGTTGTTTGGGAGGCTGGACGCGATGGTGACGGGGGTGTTCGACATCTGCATCAAGGTAGTCATGGTGATTGCGCTTCCGCTGGCCGGCACCATCATGCTCTGGCTGGGCATCATGAGGGTGATGGAGAAGGGGGGAATGATGAATGTCGTGGCGAAGCTTCTCTCGCCGCTTTTGAGGATTCTCTTCCCCGAGGTGCCCAAAGATCATCCCGCGATGGGCGCCATCACGATGAACATCGCCGCGAACATGCTGGGACTGGGAAATGCAGCCACACCCATGGGTCTCAAGGCCATGACCCATCTCCAGGAACTGAATCCAAACAAGCAAAGCGCCAGCAACGCGATGTGCATGTTCCTCGCCCTGAACACGGCGGGATTTACCCTCCTGCCGATGACCTCGCTCAACTACCTGAATGCCGGTGGCGTGCAAAATCCGCAGTCCATCATTCTGCCTACCATCCTGGCCACCATCTGTTCGACGACTGCGGGGATCCTGGCGGCCATGTTTTTTCAACGCCTTCCCATGTTTCGGCCACGGCCTGATGATGTGGTAGCCACGGCGCCCACGACTTCCGATGCCCAACCCGCAGCGAGCAAATCTGGAGAAGCATCTGCAAAGCCCTACCGCATGCCTCCCGTCCGTGCCATTCTGGTCTACGGTGCTGCCTCGGCATTCATGTTCGGAGCGCTTCTGGAGTTCCTTCCTGAACAAAGAGCGAGAGTGCTGGAGGCCACGGGGCTTCAAAAGCTGCTGACAGAAGCCGACTCGGACGCCAAGGCTGCTGCGGCAAGGGAAAAGGAACTGAAAGCGCAGGCACCCGTCGTGGTGGATCAACCCAAGAAGGAGGAGTCCGTGTGGCGGAAGCAACTGCTCAAGCTGTCCACGCTGACGATCCCCCTGATCCTGATTGGCGTGGTGCTATGGGCCCTGGCTCGAGGGATTCCCGTCTTCGAGGAAATGGCGGAGGGCGCGAAGGAAGGATTTGGAGTGGTGACGAGGATCATGCCGTTCCTCCTCGTGATGTTTGTCGCCATTGTCTGCTTCCGGGATTCGGGAGCTCTCATGCTGATCGAGTATGCCTTGCGTCCCGTGCTCTCGGTCATCGGCATGCCCGTGGATCTGTTCCCACTTGCCATCATGCGTCCCCTCAGTGGCTCTGGGTCATCGGGGTTCCTGAATGAGATCATCTTCAATCCGGCCTCAACGGATCATTTGCGTTATACTGCGGCCATTCTCTTTGGTTCCACGGAGACAACTTTCTACGTGCTGGCCGTGTACTTCGGCAGTGTGAGCATCCGTCGCACACGGCATGCTCTGGCGGCCGGACTCTGCGCAGACGCCGTGGGGATGACCGCCGCCATTGCACTTGGCTGGCTGCTCTTCGCCAGGGTCTAG
- a CDS encoding MerR family transcriptional regulator, translating into MSAPSRELRHPIKVVCHRTGLTAHVIRVWERRYGLVCCKRTDSNRRLYSDEEIERLRLLKQLTGCGHRISQIACLCLDELYHLHKKELPERIDAPAPVPDLTHATPDQCQARCMDAVKQLDCFTLTKLLEEACLRYGARTTLLRIVSPLVYEVGEAWRKGELRVSHEHLATNVVRDFLAIGARCYQPPPDAPEIVVTTPSGQCHEVGALLASAVARDLGWRATYLGPSLAAEEIAACVQTRRARAVALSLVYPSDDPNVPAEITKLRQLLPSSVALLMGGRAAFGYHRAVRIPDVRLVDCLASLEGALEELVGKVEMATDPFTGLLVKN; encoded by the coding sequence ATGTCCGCCCCCTCTCGTGAACTGCGCCATCCCATCAAGGTCGTGTGCCACCGCACCGGTCTCACGGCGCACGTGATCCGCGTTTGGGAGAGGCGCTATGGACTGGTCTGCTGCAAGCGCACGGACTCCAACCGGCGTCTCTACTCGGATGAGGAAATCGAACGTCTCCGGCTTCTGAAACAGCTCACGGGATGTGGTCATCGCATCAGCCAGATTGCCTGCCTGTGCCTGGATGAGCTCTACCACCTGCACAAGAAGGAACTCCCCGAGCGCATCGATGCTCCAGCGCCGGTGCCAGACCTCACCCACGCCACGCCCGATCAATGTCAGGCAAGGTGCATGGATGCAGTGAAACAGTTGGACTGTTTCACGCTGACCAAGCTCCTGGAGGAGGCCTGCCTGCGCTATGGAGCGCGGACCACCTTGCTGCGAATTGTTTCGCCGCTGGTGTATGAGGTCGGAGAAGCATGGCGCAAGGGAGAGCTCCGGGTATCTCACGAGCACCTTGCCACTAATGTGGTCCGTGATTTTCTTGCCATCGGGGCACGGTGCTACCAGCCACCTCCTGATGCGCCTGAGATTGTGGTGACCACTCCCAGCGGGCAATGCCATGAAGTGGGTGCCCTTCTTGCTTCAGCAGTCGCCCGGGATCTGGGCTGGCGTGCGACCTATCTTGGCCCCTCCCTGGCCGCGGAAGAAATCGCCGCGTGCGTGCAGACCCGCCGGGCACGTGCCGTGGCCCTGAGCCTCGTGTATCCGTCGGATGACCCCAATGTGCCCGCGGAGATCACCAAGCTGCGGCAGCTTCTTCCGTCCTCTGTCGCCTTGCTCATGGGTGGTCGTGCCGCCTTTGGTTATCACCGGGCTGTTCGTATCCCCGATGTGCGCCTCGTAGATTGCCTCGCCTCTCTGGAGGGCGCCTTGGAAGAACTGGTGGGCAAGGTGGAGATGGCCACGGATCCTTTCACGGGATTGCTGGTGAAGAATTGA
- a CDS encoding MMPL family transporter, with protein sequence MSFSGKHTPVILVVVVAAVAFVTAGLSRLRLDPDVLSTLPPDLPEVGALRTLRDAFAGGGDLVVSVESLDAETAKAAVTSLAGRFREAAHLCRTVQEGDSMENSETAGALLAWVLQNGNPLKLEAVRRRLEGTDGPQKHLERVLEELASSPDPGVVQRWQYDPLGLLGGVDLGQMMAFQEAGLGASSADGTFRMLFLTPKEKLSGYRKAEGWLKEVDQVVAAWRSSDAKFSDVVVRMTGEPAFMAEIGGGIERDLSGTLGLGTALIAALYWFMHRRWKPLFWILLLMGVSILFSLSLAGWTVGKLTVMSLGFASIVLGIVVDYGVLILQEARTHPELDAQGVRRLAMPGILAGAATNSAVFFALLFISLPGLAELGLLVGMNVVTGALVMLTFMPYVAVRHRVLDGDHERTRGGMVTHRYAIVGTVLMAAGVATVLLWRGLPPFEGGAAVLRPTHSKAAENWDLVQQRLGKADVATVPVVLTFEDAAGAQSKAAEVGALLAKLRLEGVIEGIALPSTFLPHEGYQKSNEPGIGWFVKHRRVLEDAVLKEGFTEETLLLFRGVMSAWEEWLGEIAANPKMRPAATPAAGADDLLRRFVGREETTGVGRDGSKLVALGFVQMKGQPGNPDPVKLAELDAKLSSQAGVRLAAWESLGQALSERVQQDITREMLPIIAILLVMLSLAYRNWRDLLLSVLILALGVAALMATMALVGKSWNLASLAALPLLLGTGIDYGIHTILAMKRDGNDVRRVRHSTGRAVFFCGATTVIGFMSLVVADNRGVASLGTACAAGTVWILLLVLWLLPHWRCWIFGRTVQK encoded by the coding sequence ATGTCTTTTTCCGGGAAACACACGCCGGTCATTCTAGTTGTGGTTGTTGCTGCAGTCGCTTTTGTGACGGCGGGACTTTCACGATTGCGGTTGGACCCGGATGTGCTCTCGACCTTGCCGCCGGATCTGCCGGAGGTCGGGGCGTTGCGGACCCTCCGCGACGCCTTTGCAGGAGGGGGGGATCTGGTGGTGTCGGTGGAGTCCCTGGACGCGGAAACGGCCAAGGCTGCTGTGACCTCGCTGGCAGGCCGGTTCCGCGAGGCTGCCCACTTGTGCCGGACCGTTCAGGAAGGGGACTCCATGGAGAATTCCGAGACCGCCGGGGCGCTGCTGGCTTGGGTCCTGCAAAACGGCAACCCCCTGAAACTGGAGGCGGTCCGAAGGCGGCTTGAGGGGACCGACGGCCCCCAGAAGCACCTCGAACGCGTGCTGGAGGAACTGGCCAGCTCCCCTGATCCCGGAGTGGTGCAGCGCTGGCAGTATGATCCGCTGGGGCTGTTGGGGGGAGTGGACCTCGGCCAGATGATGGCGTTTCAGGAAGCGGGGCTCGGAGCCTCCTCGGCAGATGGCACCTTCCGCATGCTCTTTCTTACTCCCAAGGAGAAACTCTCGGGCTATCGGAAGGCAGAAGGATGGCTGAAGGAGGTAGACCAAGTGGTCGCTGCGTGGCGCAGTTCCGATGCCAAGTTTTCCGATGTCGTGGTGCGGATGACGGGCGAACCCGCGTTCATGGCGGAGATCGGCGGCGGCATCGAACGTGACCTGAGTGGAACGCTTGGGCTGGGCACGGCGCTGATTGCGGCGCTCTACTGGTTCATGCACCGGAGGTGGAAGCCGCTCTTCTGGATCCTGCTGCTGATGGGGGTGAGCATTCTGTTCTCCCTATCCCTGGCGGGTTGGACCGTGGGCAAGCTCACGGTGATGAGCCTGGGCTTTGCCTCCATCGTGCTGGGCATCGTGGTGGACTATGGCGTTCTGATCCTGCAGGAGGCTCGGACGCATCCGGAGCTCGATGCGCAGGGAGTGCGTCGGCTCGCCATGCCGGGCATCCTCGCGGGTGCCGCCACGAATTCAGCGGTATTCTTTGCGCTGCTCTTCATCAGCCTGCCGGGTCTTGCGGAACTGGGACTGCTGGTGGGCATGAATGTGGTGACCGGAGCGCTGGTGATGCTGACCTTCATGCCGTATGTGGCGGTGCGGCATCGGGTGCTGGATGGCGATCATGAACGAACGCGAGGCGGAATGGTGACGCATCGTTATGCGATCGTGGGGACGGTATTGATGGCTGCGGGTGTGGCGACAGTGCTACTGTGGCGTGGCCTCCCCCCCTTTGAAGGTGGCGCTGCAGTGTTGCGCCCCACGCATAGCAAAGCGGCGGAGAACTGGGACCTCGTACAACAACGGCTGGGGAAAGCAGACGTCGCCACCGTGCCTGTGGTGCTGACGTTTGAAGATGCGGCCGGGGCTCAGAGCAAAGCTGCTGAGGTCGGCGCTTTGCTCGCGAAGCTACGGCTTGAAGGGGTGATTGAGGGAATTGCTCTGCCTTCAACCTTCTTGCCGCACGAGGGGTATCAAAAGTCGAACGAGCCTGGGATTGGGTGGTTCGTGAAACATCGCCGCGTTCTGGAAGATGCAGTCCTGAAGGAAGGTTTCACCGAGGAAACGCTGCTCCTCTTCCGAGGCGTGATGTCGGCATGGGAAGAATGGTTGGGAGAGATCGCGGCAAATCCCAAGATGCGCCCCGCTGCAACTCCAGCTGCAGGGGCGGATGACTTGCTGCGGAGGTTTGTCGGCAGGGAGGAAACAACCGGAGTGGGGAGAGATGGCAGCAAGCTCGTCGCTCTTGGTTTTGTGCAGATGAAAGGGCAGCCCGGGAATCCTGATCCCGTGAAGCTTGCGGAACTGGATGCGAAGCTGTCCTCACAAGCAGGCGTACGTCTCGCGGCCTGGGAGTCGCTGGGTCAGGCCCTGTCTGAGCGGGTGCAGCAGGACATCACGCGCGAGATGCTGCCCATCATCGCCATCCTTCTCGTCATGCTCTCCCTGGCCTATCGGAACTGGCGGGATCTGTTGCTCTCCGTGTTGATTCTGGCCTTGGGCGTAGCAGCGCTCATGGCGACGATGGCATTGGTGGGCAAGTCATGGAATCTGGCGAGCCTCGCGGCGCTGCCGTTGCTGTTGGGAACGGGCATCGACTATGGCATCCACACGATTCTCGCCATGAAGCGTGATGGCAATGATGTCCGCCGTGTGCGCCACAGCACTGGTCGCGCCGTGTTCTTCTGCGGAGCCACGACCGTCATTGGCTTCATGAGTCTGGTGGTGGCGGACAATCGTGGCGTGGCCAGCCTGGGTACTGCGTGCGCAGCAGGAACCGTCTGGATTCTGTTGCTCGTACTATGGTTGCTGCCGCATTGGAGGTGCTGGATTTTTGGACGTACGGTGCAAAAATGA